The sequence cctttcaaaactctcaaggacaccttacagagcataattaaagaagagcacacagtaatacaagacttaaaaaattaaaaacaacaatcagtttagcagagattaagaaatggaatatgccagtttaaaaaggtgtgttttcaggctggatttgaaggttgggagtgagtccatattgcggatgtcttgtgggagagagttccagagacgGGGGGCAGAGTGGCTGGAGGCTCGTGACCCCATGGTGATCAGGCGGGCAGAAGGTACAATGAGTTGGAAGGCAGAGGAGGATCGGAGAGTACGAGAGGGAGTGTAGATGTGAAGGAGCTCAGAGAGATATGGAGGTGCGAGAGTGTGAAGGGCCTTGAAGGTGAGGAGCAGCACTTTGAAGTCTATGCGCTGCTTAACGGGGAGCCAATGGAGTTGTTGGAGAACCGGAGTGATATGATTAATGAAAGGAGTTCTGGTGATGATACGGGCGGCTGAGTTTTGGACCTGTTGGAGCTTACGTAGGGATTTCTGAGGAAGACCAGAGAGGATGGAGTTGCAATAATCGATACGGGACGTAACAAGGGCGTGGACGAGGATGGCGGTGCTGTTGGGTGTGAGTGACGGGCGGAGGCGGttaatattgcggaggtggaagTAGGCAGATCGAGTGATGTTGTTGATGTGAGCTTCAAATGATAAGGTGCTGTCAAGGATGACACCCAGACTCTTAACTTGGGGGGAGGGGGAGACTGTGGAATTGTCAATAGTGAGGAAGAATTTGTCAGTTATAAACTACTgacaaggttcaaggttctttattgtcaagctaacatagctacagagtaattattattaattaattattatgtcacgatacatggccccattcattgtttcctttacacggatcagtcgtcctggtccctttgcagaaactgccccaaagcatgatgtttccacccccatgtttcacagtaggtgttctttggatgcaactcagcattctttctcctccaaacacgtctagttgagtttttaccagaaagttctattttggtttcatctgaccttatgacattctcccaatcctcttctggatcatctaaatgctctctagcaaacttcagacgggcctggacatgtcctggcttaagcagggggacacgtctggcactgcaggatttgagtccctggcggcgtagtgtgttactgatggtagcctttgttactttggtcccagctctctgcaggtcatggactcggtccccccgtgtggttctgggatctttgctcaccgttcttgtgatcactttgaccccacggggtgagatcttgcgtggagccccagatcgagggagattatcagtggtcttgtatgtcttccattttctaataattgctcccacagttgatttcttcacaccaagctgcttacctattgcagattcagtcttcccagcctggtgcaggtctaccattttgtttctggtgtcctttgacagctctctggtcttggccatagtggagtttggagtgtgactgtttgaggttgtggacaggtgtcttttatactgataacgagttcaaacaggttccatgaatacagttaacgagtggaggacagaggaggctcttaaagaagaagttacaggtctgtgagagccagacatcttgtttctttgtaggtgaccaaatacttattttaccgaggaatttaccaattcattcattaaaaatcctacaatgtgatttcctggattctttccccccattctgttctcatagttgaagtgtacctaggaggaacattacaggcctctcatcttttgaagtgggagaacttgcacagttggtggctgactaaatacttttttgccccccTGTATATACACACAAGATATTATTTGAAGCCGCATTGCCCTGCACTATTGCACAAGCAATTATGTACTTCCATAAAGTTAAAGGATTCCCAAGAAAAAAGTAAGACATCCTGAATTCTTGCACGCTCTAAAACAATCAGAACCAACAGTTCAATATCAGGTAATCAgatctaaaggccctgacacacctccctgattttgggagtcagaggccgtcagaggcagtcgggcattcgcggcgccctactcaggttggtgtgtcccgcaccgtcgttgcTTTACGGCACATTTGCACACCTCCCGCGGCCGATTCAACATTCAACagtcggccaaagaaatcactctgattggctgttgcctcttttgtatgacgaatacacactaccgctgcctgctggtaaggacagttattgccactcgtcgactgcagtctttgcggtgtgtacGTAGGCAGGCGGCGTAGGCAGGCGGCGTAGGCAGGCGGCGTAGCCGACGCAGGCGACGTAAAAGTCGGGACGCCTTCCTGTTGCCCACCTGCAGTTATTCATGTGGGCTTACTGGTATAATTGCGATGAAATGATGATGACAGGTTTTGGAACTCTCCCTTCATGAGTTTTTGGGTTTTAGTGCGGTTTCTCTTTAACCTCTATCCATCTATGGTAGAACTAATGTCAGTGCAGAGAAAAGTATGGAGGGTCTCTTGATGGTTGCCGTGCAAGGTACAGGTTTGGATAACACCTACATATACAGCAAGGGGGGGAAAGTGTAATTATAACAGAACCAATAAGTCAGCTTTACCTGAGGTACGCCGGGGGCTCTGTGCTGATGGACACCGCCTTGTATTTCTCATCATTCCCCTCAAAGATCTCCTCACACTCTGATGCCTTCAGCAGAGTGACACTGGTGGCTGCAGATagatagaacacacacacacacacacacacacacacacacacacacacacacacacacacacacacacacacacacacacacacacacacacacacacacacacacacacacacacacacacacacacacacacacacacacacacacacacacacacacacacacacacacacacacacacacacacacacacacacacacacacacacacacacacacacacacacacacacacacaagtggtGTTAAGTacctaagtagatttactcaagtacactacCTAAATACAATTTGTAGGTACTTTTTCTGGAATTGAGTATttcagttccacctggagtaaatccaccagctaccctgcagtctacaaagtacttcagactagctgcaccttcaccagctttgagaacactttcatgatcaatcattataaaacatatcatatatattattctgacatggaccaatctgcacaacgactacttttactgtcgctactttcactatattttgatgagaatacttttatacttttacttgaggaacattttgaatgcaggacttttactgtaacagagtattcctatactctggtacttctacttttactcaagtacaagatctgagtacttctccacctCTGTCATGGCTACATTTATAGTTGTAACTAAGGCGCCTGATTATCCTGATTTCTTTGGATGGTCTGTTAGCTGGTGACCACTATCTTCCATGGTAACCAGCAGCTCAGCAGATTCACTGATAAAGTCAAATCTGAAACTGGCTGTTGGTGTAAAAGAAAATCTAATATATTAAGATGTTTTTACCTTACACATACCCTTCAGATAGTGTTTAGGTTGAATACTCACTTTAATATGAAAACTGTTTATAGCAGAATGGTCACACAGGATAGACCTATGGAGCGTTCAGACTAGAAGTGGCCCATAATGAGTTTATCAGTATCCGGTGTAGAAACCCCAAAGAGACTCACCGTGTGACGATGCTACgatcttcttcctctcctccacTGAGGCCAGCCTCCTCCATAAAGATGGGTATCTCTTATACAGAGATCCTCTGAACATACGCAGGTAGTTTCCAACCTGGAGACCAAACCAAAAtgaaaaacaataacaaacaaatagaaaataaaaacctCAAGAAACACAAATCTtctcttaaaatgaaataaaaccaTATGGTTCTCTGGTTATCAGGAAGATAATAAACAGGGTTATCTACATTTTCAATACTTCTAATTAAAATGAATAACTGTTTTGGAATCTGATCAACAGGAAATATATAAAGTACATCATGTattaataaagtatgatttcaaCTATAAAAACATGAATGACTGATTGCCAAGTGTTTCTCTGCTTTGAAAGACATATTGAGCAGAGGTGTTTTGGGACCAGCTGTTCACAGGAACTTCTCATACACACAACATACCTGTAGTGTAtgtagtgaagaagaagaagaagaagtacaaAGTGACATAAACTGTAGTACCCCAAAATCATACTAAAGTACATTACTTGAGTACATTTCACCACTGTCCAATAGGTGAAGGTTTAGAATGTACATGAAGTACAGTTTACTACTGTGGACATTAATGAAAAGCATTATATTGCTTAAAAATTAACATCTTAAGTGGTTTCAATGTTCACATGATGAACCATATCAATATCAAAAACAGGGGATAACACATGTATTCTCAAAGGAAGTAAGTTGCCCTATTGCACGTTACCGTTACTTCATGTTGATGCAACTTAATGGTATAGCATCTCACGCTATCATCTCTATAGCAGAACAGCAACAGCTCATATTGTTAGCTGTTATTGATGAGCTTTCGAACagaatagaacatgttgcgtTGAGCGGCAGCTCCCGGTCggtttcatgtgtttctttgtttATGAATCTATGGGCTGGTTAGCGTGCTAGCATCAACTAGCCAGAATAATAGATAACCGAGGCTAACATTACGGAGCTAAGCACTCAGAGTTAATGAAAAGATACATAACATACCTCTGACCCAACCATGTAAAAATCTCCATCTTCTTCTAATTGAAATTTAACTGGTTTCTGGCCAAACGTTTTACTTAGAGCCAGTTGCATCTTTACGCTTTGCTAAAGCAAGCCTGCTCTTTCAGATGCGTTTGGGATCTACAATAAAGCTGGGAAATAAGAGTACCTCCTATCAAATGTCACTTCATCTGTTGAATTTAGCAAACACCAGATAGAAGCATTACAACTGCCCACTAAATGTACAATTGCAGAAAGATAAACTCCAACTAACTCAAGCCACTGTTGGACACGACCGCATATGCAATATCACCCATGAACGCATCAATGATGTAGCCCTGAAACCCTGTCTTCCGAATGTTCGAACGCAACATTTGACTTACTCTTTCGTTACAAGGTAGAGGAACAATATCTACAGCCCGTTAGCGCCCCCACTGATGTACAGTGAGATCACATTGAACTCATCTGTGAAGTTATAAAGTTAACTTTAATGTGTATCTGCCATATCGTTTAGGATAAATACATCTAATGTACTTTATACAATAAAAATGCTGTAATAGTAAGATCAAAACAAGACACTCAAAGCACGTACATAAATGATATACAAATATTAACATCATTTTGAAATACAGTGCATTTTCAGATAAGATAATAACTTGGCTTCCATGGCATCTATAATGATATTCTGTAAAAGACAAATTAAACTATGTGTAAAGCTGTTTTTAAGATTATTGGGAAGTTCAAAAAACAACATATTAACACTATCACCTGTAAATAAAAAAGCAAACACTTCATTACAGTCCATTGCTCATCTCAGTCTGCTCTACAAGAGTCCCAGATTAGTAGAAACTACATTAAAGGCCCACATGTTATGATTCAGTACAGCAATAAAGACAATAAAGGGTTAATTCCTACTATCAATTCGACAAATGCATCACCACATATCTTTCATTATTGGAACCCTTCTCAAGAGCCAATCATTCTTCATCAGGGTTTATAATCCACTCCCACATGCTGCATGGCCAGTGAACCGGATCCATGGTAACACACACTGATGTTGTCGTACACATGAGACTCATCCGTTCAGCGTAAGTTGTATCTGATTTAAGGCTGTTTGTATAAAGGAATACAAAGCTAACTCAGCGTAACTGATGGATGATGAAAAGCTAAAGTTGAGGACACGGTACAGATGCTGATATCTGTGTACAACAAAGAGCTGCAGTGTCACAGAAGAGACCCTCGTGTTGTTCGTATGAATCAGTCCATCTCATTGCTGGGACATCTTTGGCTTCCAGCCAAACTGCAGCAGGTCAAAGAGATAAAACCAAAGCTtcatttgccacacacatttattttttttaaaaggtaaatgagaaaaaaaatgcaCTCGCAATCTGAATAAATTCACTTTGCTATTTTATCACCGTCATGTTTTCCATTCATATGACAGTTGTTTTAtatccatttatttatttttatatgaaGACGAACATCACCTGAGCCTAGAGGCTCTCATTCCAGAGCTGCATCTCTTAAACAGTCTTAGAGTAACCACCTTGCTTCAAGAAGAGTTTCTGGGGATGATTGGAGCCCAAATACAAAGACAGCAGACGGTTATCTCAAAGCAGCTCTGGCTGTTTGGCATTCTTCATCCACACCTAATCAAACAAGTCAGAAACAAAGACCATGTTTGTCCCTTCGTCTCTCTGAGGGAATGTCCTGGGAAGTGACCTGATGGACAGGGACCGCCTGGGGGCCGCTTAACCTCCAAGGCGCTGCCCCTCTCCCCAGGCAAACCCCCCCGGGCGCTCCTCCGGCAGGGGGTTGTAGTTGGCATCTTCCTCTGGCGTGTCAAACAGCATCTTTCTGTGGGCGACAGAGGAGGATGTAAACGCTGAACTAGAGCAGCAATCAATCAAACCTAAGAAGGTTCAGGATCCTCAGAGGAAAACTCAAATGTTCCTACACTTTCAAATTGTAGGGTGTATAATATATTGAACAATACTCTAACTAGGATCTGTCAGTAAGTGTGTGCAATATATCATTGCACCTGTTATCTAGCTTCTACCACACTTCATTCTATGTTACATCTTCAGTCATCAGTTGTATCCATATAGAGACTCACATGATGGACGGGGTCCTCAGCCATCTCCCACCGCCCGGCTGGTTGGGGAACACATCCTCCAGAAAGAAGTACACATGGCCCACAGCGATACCTTGAGAACGTTTCAACACATTAACACCAACCACCACAACTCGCTCTGGATCTGAGCACATCACTGAAACACTGAATGATGGCTGCAGCCAATAGGAATAGTAGGTACCTAAAAGATCCACAATGATGGAGTTGCCCAGCAGAAGTGAGAATCCCATCAGCACCCAGGGTAGGAAGGGTGCCTGGAAATTGAGCAGGCCGAAGAAATTCATGCGAACGTTGGGGTTCCTCCGGCTCCACACGTACACCAGCATGATGGTGAAGGCTTGGCCCAGGAACACCAGACTCACAAACGTTCCAAATATCTGAAAGCCGGTTAAAGAACACGGCACGGGCAGGCCTTTGGACATGGAGGGTTACGGGAGAACTCAAACACGTCGGTGACATGGAGCAGCTTCATGACACCGAGCTGTCTGAGCTGGGGACGTGTAAGTGGTGGGCACTGGTCAGTAATCAACAACTGTACTAAAGTACCATTTtgtggtacttgtactttacttaagtatttccattttatgctacttcATACTTCTTTCCACTACAATTTAGAAGCCcatgttttacttttactccactatattTATTCAACACAATgaattactagttacttcacagattcaCATTATTTGCTAATACAACATATagataaacaaatacataaactaTTACATATAATTAAAGGTTAATATATTAAACTAATTGTTTTTAAACTAAATGAGCTCTGCCTCTACCAGCAGTGATGAACACAGTAAAGCATGAATAATAATAGTCATCGAATATAGGAGACTCTGAAAAGGGACATTACGCATAAAAAGTACTTTAtcctttgatgccaatacttttgtactttcctTAACAACTTTTGCCCAAGTAAGATTTtgtatgcaggacttttacttgtaacagagtatttatacactgtagtatttctactttGACCCAAGTAAATAATCCAAAGTATTTCTTCCACCTATACTCCAAGTGGCCGACATGCTTGCTTAAGAAGGTGTGGAATTGTTCTCTAAAGACCTCACTACCTATGTGAGAGTGATCTTTTATTGAAACATTGTTGGGAAGGATACAGTCATGAGAAGCCCCCCGAAGAGGAACATGAAGACAAAGTCAGCCGTGCGCCCCCTAAAGGAGCCCTCCTCCAGCATGCGGCAGTATCTGTACCTGCAACAAAGCGTTAAGGAAAtctacacagaaacacagccatTGAACACATCTCAGTGCCACTGACACGTGGACGTATCACTGCTCCTATTAGGATCTGGATGATGTAATATTGACTTTATGCACAGTCTATGATATTGACAGCGTCCTGCCACGTCAGACAGCACGAGCACGTCTTCCCTGTGAAACAGAAACTACTTCACATGCAAACTAAGTGAGACGTGGAAGTGAAAAGGATACAGAAATATCATATTGAACAGGAAATTGAAGCCAACTGGACCAAAAAACAGGAAGTTGGTTATTAGTCGCCATACCtacaaaaagagaaagaaagagaacatTCATCTGTACGTGATAAAAACAGAGTAGCAAACAAATCCTGCTCATTTCCTTCATTCAAACGTTTGATAGGCTGTGTCTAGAGCTAGGGTGGGTCGTGTATCTTAGAAACACGTTTTAGTTCAACTGTGGAAATACTCCcagactgtgaagtccactgagacaaatgtaacatttgtgatattgggctatataaataaacatcgaTTGATCCAAACAGCAACCAATAAATGTAGTGCTCTgatgaaaaagaaaacaatatggCGCCTGTGGATGCTGCAGGACGGCAACAACTGAAATGATTGTATGTCTACCTGCATGCACTCTGATCACAACGGGCATGTTGGGTGTTTATGTTCATAGTCATCATGTTGGGACGGGCGGTCAAGACTTTCTCTCTGGATGTAAACCCTGTTGGAGCTACAGCTGTTAGCTGCTCTCAGTGGGAACAGAGGGCGAGGTGCTTTGAATGGAGCGATGCTGCCTTCTTCAGTGTTAACTACCTGAGCTCTGAGCGTTCCAAGAGCTGCAGAGAGCCAGGTCACATGACATGAAGGGTACTATCAGGCTCACAGCAGTGTGTATCAGAATCTGTAGTTTGAAGACAGATATAATAACTCATTGTATTTGTCTGAATCACAGGTGATGACCACTGATCTAGGTAAACTACAGTTTGAATGTAATATCATATAACATTGATTTAActtattgttgttctgaaaTCTAATTAAGTTAtcatttgtgtagaaaacattGATGTGGATAGTATTTAGAATTGTCTTTAATATATTAAATAGAAGAAAATAACTGCTCCTTTCAATATCATCCAgctagaggtgtgtgtgtgtgtgtgtgtgtgtgtgtgtgtgtgtgtgtgtgtgtgtgtgtgtacatgcgtGCATGCGTGTGATTGACAGCAGCTGACAGGTAGCCAATGGGCAATAGTTACGTTGTTGTGCATGAGATAAGGAGACTTGGCAGGAGAGTTCATGGGGGCTGTTGTTGTCATAGGCCGCAGACCTAACTGCTTTATGCTCGATTTGATTGGCTGTGTCATTATAAAGCTACGTAGACAGATGCAATCATTAAACCAAACATATACAATTGAAATGTATCCCTTCAGGTTTCAGTTTTTCTTAGGAGGACACCACAGGACACGATTTACAGACAATATATGTAGCA comes from Pseudochaenichthys georgianus chromosome 12, fPseGeo1.2, whole genome shotgun sequence and encodes:
- the derl2 gene encoding derlin-2, with translation MAYQTLQQEYLQIPVVTRAYTTACVLTTAAVQLEIITPFQLYFNPDLILRNYQVWRLITNFLFFGPVGFNFLFNMIFLYRYCRMLEEGSFRGRTADFVFMFLFGGLLMTIFGTFVSLVFLGQAFTIMLVYVWSRRNPNVRMNFFGLLNFQAPFLPWVLMGFSLLLGNSIIVDLLGIAVGHVYFFLEDVFPNQPGGGRWLRTPSIIKMLFDTPEEDANYNPLPEERPGGFAWGEGQRLGG